In one window of Nocardioides panacisoli DNA:
- the prcA gene encoding proteasome subunit alpha gives MSMPMYVSPEQLMKDRADFARKGISRGRSLVALQYADGVLFATENPSQALHKVAEIYDRIAFAAVGRYNEFENLRIAGVRLADMRGYSYDRGDVTGRGLANAYAQTLGTIFSAGGEKPYEVEIFVAEVGEEPAGDQIYRLTYEGRVADEQGYAVMGGDADTVATYLAEHHTATASLADALQVAVAALGHSAGEDRVIPVQDLEVAVLDRTRHQRRKFDRVATPDAADLLGPRGPAESAPPEPVDGPGADEPPVAPPE, from the coding sequence ATGAGCATGCCGATGTACGTCTCGCCCGAGCAGCTGATGAAGGACCGGGCGGACTTCGCGCGCAAGGGGATCTCCCGCGGCCGTTCGCTGGTGGCGCTCCAGTACGCCGACGGGGTCCTGTTCGCCACCGAGAACCCCTCCCAGGCGCTCCACAAGGTCGCCGAGATCTATGACCGGATCGCGTTCGCCGCGGTCGGTCGCTACAACGAGTTCGAGAACCTCCGCATCGCCGGCGTACGTCTCGCCGACATGCGGGGCTACTCCTACGACCGCGGTGACGTGACCGGTCGTGGCCTGGCCAACGCCTACGCCCAGACGCTGGGCACGATCTTCTCCGCCGGCGGTGAGAAGCCCTACGAGGTCGAGATCTTCGTGGCCGAGGTGGGGGAGGAGCCCGCCGGGGACCAGATCTACCGCCTCACCTACGAGGGGCGCGTCGCCGACGAGCAGGGGTACGCCGTCATGGGTGGCGACGCCGACACGGTGGCGACCTACCTCGCCGAGCACCACACCGCGACGGCGTCGCTCGCCGACGCCCTGCAGGTGGCGGTGGCCGCCCTGGGCCACTCGGCCGGCGAGGACCGGGTGATCCCGGTGCAGGACCTCGAGGTCGCGGTGCTCGACCGGACCCGCCACCAACGGCGCAAGTTCGACCGCGTGGCGACTCCGGACGCCGCGGACCTCCTCGGTCCCCGCGGGCCCGCCGAGTCCGCACCCCCGGAGCCGGTGGACGGTCCGGGCGCGGACGAACCGCCCGTCGCACCGCCGGAATAG
- the tatC gene encoding twin-arginine translocase subunit TatC: MARSALLSLFSVKPHHPIGADGKMALSDHLRELRARLLKSAALMALLFVVALFLFDQIYGIVDRPYQTARDVLEAKQGAETIPTTGGPGGGFLLYFKLCGLAALIASSPFWLYQIWAFILPGLHPNERRWSRIFTTIAGPLFMVGIVLGYITLPKGLEILIGFNPEGVTNLVEYNDYLTFFSRTLLAFGIAFEIPLFVVMLNFAGVLRGASIGAHRPWIIIGVFVFAAVITPSGDPFTMTFMAVPMLVLFGISEIVARWNDKRRARNDPYAGLSPDEASPL; this comes from the coding sequence GTGGCCCGTTCCGCCCTGCTCTCGCTCTTCTCCGTCAAGCCGCACCACCCCATCGGCGCCGATGGCAAGATGGCGCTGTCGGACCACCTGCGTGAGCTGCGCGCCCGTCTGCTGAAGAGCGCAGCGCTCATGGCGCTGCTCTTCGTGGTGGCGCTGTTCCTCTTCGACCAGATCTACGGCATCGTCGACCGCCCGTACCAGACCGCGCGCGACGTGCTCGAGGCCAAGCAGGGCGCCGAGACCATCCCGACGACCGGTGGACCGGGCGGCGGCTTCCTGCTCTACTTCAAACTGTGCGGGCTGGCAGCGCTGATCGCGTCGAGCCCGTTCTGGCTCTACCAGATCTGGGCGTTCATCCTCCCCGGCCTGCACCCCAACGAACGCCGGTGGAGCCGTATCTTCACCACCATCGCCGGACCGCTGTTCATGGTCGGCATCGTGCTGGGCTACATCACCCTGCCCAAGGGACTGGAGATCCTCATCGGGTTCAACCCCGAGGGCGTGACCAACCTCGTCGAGTACAACGACTACCTGACCTTCTTCAGCCGCACCCTACTGGCGTTCGGCATCGCCTTCGAGATCCCGCTGTTCGTGGTGATGCTCAACTTCGCCGGCGTCCTGCGGGGCGCCTCGATCGGCGCCCACCGTCCGTGGATCATCATCGGCGTCTTTGTCTTCGCGGCCGTGATCACCCCGTCCGGCGACCCGTTCACCATGACCTTCATGGCCGTCCCGATGCTCGTCCTGTTCGGCATCTCCGAGATCGTCGCACGCTGGAACGACAAGCGTCGCGCGCGCAACGACCCCTACGCCGGACTGTCCCCGGACGAGGCCTCCCCGCTGTGA
- a CDS encoding FKBP-type peptidyl-prolyl cis-trans isomerase produces MSLRLRRSAALLVPLLLLPLAACGDTERDTAMGTDAFEVTDAEGDAPAVEFDSVMDVEEKDVSVLREGDGAEVAEGDRVLVNVLLSNGFTQRTNLDTFGAEEAGASLVVGEEAEPQQAVDLLLQPVAAEITAGDKVGTRKQLTVNAADAFGDFANGLGEFGVGNEDGLVMIFDIAGKALDGPQGTDQEAPAWAPEVVSKKGTPSALNFSGLEKPAPKDDLRTATLVEGDGEEVAAGDFVTVKYVGQVFGAGQPFDENFSGDGALDAAIGEDVTGASTGVIPGWSQGLEGTTVGSRVILQIPPRLGYGDQGNQQAGIGGTDTIYFLVDILGAA; encoded by the coding sequence GTGTCTCTCCGTCTCCGCCGCTCCGCGGCGCTGCTCGTCCCCCTGCTGCTCCTCCCGTTGGCCGCCTGCGGCGACACCGAGCGGGACACCGCGATGGGGACCGACGCCTTCGAGGTGACCGACGCCGAGGGTGACGCACCCGCCGTCGAGTTCGACTCGGTGATGGACGTGGAGGAGAAGGACGTCTCGGTGCTGCGTGAGGGCGACGGGGCGGAGGTCGCCGAGGGCGACCGGGTCCTGGTCAACGTGCTGCTGAGCAACGGCTTCACGCAACGCACCAACCTCGACACCTTCGGTGCCGAGGAGGCCGGCGCCTCGCTCGTCGTGGGGGAGGAGGCCGAACCCCAGCAGGCCGTCGACCTCCTGCTGCAGCCGGTCGCTGCCGAGATCACGGCCGGCGACAAGGTCGGCACCCGCAAGCAGCTCACCGTCAACGCCGCCGATGCCTTCGGTGACTTCGCCAACGGCCTCGGTGAGTTCGGCGTCGGCAACGAGGACGGCCTCGTGATGATCTTCGACATCGCCGGCAAGGCCCTCGACGGCCCGCAGGGGACCGACCAAGAGGCGCCGGCCTGGGCACCGGAGGTGGTCTCGAAGAAGGGCACGCCGAGCGCCCTGAACTTCTCCGGGCTCGAGAAGCCGGCCCCGAAGGACGACCTGCGCACCGCGACGCTCGTCGAGGGTGACGGCGAGGAGGTCGCCGCCGGCGACTTCGTCACCGTGAAGTACGTCGGCCAGGTGTTCGGCGCCGGTCAGCCCTTCGACGAGAACTTCTCCGGCGACGGCGCGCTCGACGCCGCCATCGGGGAGGATGTCACGGGCGCCTCGACCGGCGTGATCCCCGGCTGGAGCCAGGGCCTGGAGGGCACCACCGTGGGCAGCCGGGTCATCCTGCAGATCCCGCCGCGCCTGGGCTACGGCGACCAGGGCAACCAGCAGGCCGGCATCGGCGGCACCGACACCATCTACTTCCTCGTCGACATCCTCGGCGCTGCCTGA
- a CDS encoding sugar ABC transporter permease: MTDEPAAGALRDERLIEQRSAAATLSAFWNRLKGGELGNLPVIVGLLVICTVFYLIEPRFLSSYNLVSIARFAAPTGLISLGIVLVLLVGEIDLSVGSVSGFTAATMAVLVVREGQSMVLGVLAGVAVGSAIGLGFGLLRTRIGVPSFVFSLAGLLAFQGALFFVLGDKGTVTLPNDSWLVQFAKFGYLADSTAYLLVVVIVAIYVGTGLLGRARRQRAGLPNSWLPLFVAKAVVLGGGLLFLTYYLHIDRGWPKVWALFALLVVLVDLVLRRTRWGRHVYALGGNEEAARRSGIKVNRMYVSVFVLCSSFAALGGLMAAGVLGSVSQNSGTNGLELTAIAAAVIGGASLFGGRGTAYAAMLGIVVLQSIESGLNQVNVDSSVRFMTTGAVLLVAVMVDSISRRARASSGRA; encoded by the coding sequence GTGACCGACGAACCCGCCGCCGGCGCCCTGCGCGACGAGCGGCTCATCGAGCAGCGCAGCGCCGCCGCGACGCTGTCGGCCTTCTGGAACCGGCTCAAGGGTGGCGAGCTCGGCAACCTGCCGGTCATCGTCGGCCTGTTGGTGATCTGCACCGTCTTCTACCTCATCGAACCCCGATTCCTCTCCTCCTACAACCTGGTGAGCATCGCCCGGTTCGCCGCGCCGACCGGTCTCATCTCACTGGGGATCGTGCTGGTCCTGCTGGTCGGTGAGATCGACCTGTCGGTGGGGTCGGTGTCGGGCTTCACCGCGGCCACCATGGCGGTGCTGGTCGTGCGCGAGGGCCAGTCGATGGTCCTCGGGGTGCTCGCGGGCGTCGCCGTGGGCTCGGCCATCGGCCTCGGCTTCGGGCTGCTGCGCACCCGCATCGGCGTCCCGAGCTTCGTGTTCTCCCTGGCCGGACTCCTGGCATTCCAGGGGGCGTTGTTCTTCGTGCTGGGGGACAAGGGCACCGTGACCCTGCCCAACGACTCGTGGCTGGTGCAGTTCGCCAAGTTCGGCTACCTCGCCGACTCCACGGCGTACCTGCTGGTCGTGGTGATCGTGGCGATCTACGTCGGCACGGGCCTGCTGGGACGCGCCCGCCGGCAACGGGCAGGTCTCCCGAACAGCTGGCTCCCGCTGTTCGTCGCCAAGGCGGTCGTGCTCGGTGGTGGCCTGCTCTTCCTGACCTACTACCTCCACATCGACCGCGGGTGGCCGAAGGTGTGGGCGCTCTTCGCGCTGCTGGTGGTGCTCGTCGACCTCGTGCTGCGGCGTACCCGTTGGGGACGCCACGTCTACGCGCTCGGGGGCAACGAGGAGGCGGCGCGGCGCTCCGGCATCAAGGTGAACCGGATGTATGTGTCGGTGTTCGTGCTGTGTTCCTCCTTCGCCGCACTCGGCGGGCTGATGGCCGCCGGCGTGCTGGGCAGCGTGTCGCAGAACAGTGGCACCAACGGCCTGGAGCTCACCGCGATCGCCGCGGCGGTCATCGGTGGCGCGAGCCTGTTCGGCGGTCGTGGCACGGCGTACGCCGCGATGCTGGGCATCGTCGTCCTGCAGTCGATCGAGTCCGGCCTGAACCAGGTCAACGTGGACTCCTCGGTGCGGTTCATGACCACGGGCGCGGTGCTGCTGGTGGCGGTCATGGTCGACTCGATCTCCCGGCGGGCGCGGGCGTCCAGCGGTCGCGCCTGA
- a CDS encoding helix-turn-helix transcriptional regulator, with protein MSAASGAQAQVSRLLTLVPFLHHHDQVRLADAAALLDATPQQVLNDLKVLFLCGLPGGMPDDLIDVDLDAIETDGAEPRADGVIRVSNADYLDRPLRLTPVEASAIILSLRLLRESASPQTAALVDGVVEKLQGAADVGAAADRVAVTPGEAPGPDRSELAARLEQAAYDARQVRLRYHVPSRDEVSDRRVDPRGVVREGAHAYLDAWCHRAGGPRLFRLDRITEVEVLDAAVETEPAAPRDLSTGPLVGDATTARTVTVHLAPPALWMTDYYDVTALRPLPDGGAEVDLVVADPRWLTRLLLRLAPHAAVVRPREFTDSFLSAARAARALYDERVDSMVPVQQRPEDGS; from the coding sequence ATGAGCGCCGCGTCGGGGGCCCAGGCCCAGGTCTCACGGCTGCTGACCCTGGTGCCGTTCCTCCACCACCACGACCAGGTGCGACTGGCCGACGCCGCGGCGTTGCTGGACGCCACGCCGCAGCAGGTCCTCAACGACCTCAAGGTGCTCTTCCTGTGCGGCCTGCCGGGCGGGATGCCCGACGACCTGATCGACGTCGACCTCGACGCGATCGAGACCGACGGGGCGGAGCCGCGCGCCGACGGGGTCATCCGGGTGTCCAATGCCGACTACTTGGACCGGCCGCTGCGCCTCACCCCGGTGGAGGCGTCGGCGATCATCCTCTCGCTGCGCCTGTTGCGTGAGTCGGCGTCGCCGCAGACGGCTGCGCTGGTCGACGGGGTCGTGGAGAAGCTGCAGGGCGCGGCCGACGTCGGTGCCGCCGCCGACCGGGTCGCGGTGACGCCGGGGGAGGCCCCCGGGCCCGATCGCTCCGAGCTGGCCGCACGCCTGGAGCAGGCGGCGTACGACGCGCGCCAGGTGCGGCTCCGCTACCACGTCCCGAGCCGCGACGAGGTGTCCGATCGGCGCGTCGACCCCCGCGGCGTGGTGCGCGAGGGTGCGCACGCCTACCTCGACGCGTGGTGCCACCGGGCCGGCGGACCACGCCTGTTCCGGCTCGACCGGATCACCGAGGTGGAGGTGCTCGACGCCGCGGTCGAGACCGAGCCCGCCGCCCCCCGCGACCTCAGTACAGGTCCCCTGGTGGGCGATGCGACCACGGCCCGGACGGTGACGGTGCACCTGGCGCCGCCCGCGCTGTGGATGACCGACTACTACGACGTGACCGCCCTCCGTCCCCTCCCGGACGGTGGCGCCGAGGTGGATCTGGTGGTCGCCGACCCGCGGTGGCTCACGCGGCTCCTCCTGCGGCTCGCGCCCCATGCGGCGGTGGTGCGCCCCCGAGAGTTCACCGACTCGTTCCTCTCCGCGGCACGGGCAGCCCGTGCCCTCTACGACGAACGCGTAGACTCGATGGTGCCCGTGCAGCAACGACCCGAGGATGGATCATGA
- the tatA gene encoding twin-arginine translocase TatA/TatE family subunit, which yields MITPLITMPGGWELIVIVLVLVLLFGARKLPELARGTGQALRIFKAETKGLTDDDSDKRDELPPSQSTDASGTDTSSESNPSQADGNGR from the coding sequence ATGATCACACCGCTCATCACGATGCCCGGCGGTTGGGAACTCATCGTCATCGTGCTGGTGCTCGTGTTGCTGTTCGGCGCACGCAAGCTGCCCGAGCTCGCGCGCGGCACCGGTCAGGCACTCCGCATCTTCAAGGCCGAGACCAAGGGCCTCACCGACGACGACTCCGACAAGCGGGACGAGCTCCCGCCCTCGCAGTCGACGGACGCGTCCGGGACCGACACCTCCTCGGAGTCCAACCCGTCGCAGGCCGACGGCAACGGTCGCTGA
- the dop gene encoding depupylase/deamidase Dop, whose product MSVRRVMGTEVEYGIAVQGNPTANPMVASSQVVNAYASATVRARRARWDFEEESPLRDARGFDMSRDVADSSQLTDEDLGLANVILTNGARLYVDHAHPEYSTPEVVTPLDIVKWDKAGEQVMYDAARLAGNLPDHPGIVLYKNNTDNKGASYGAHENYLMRRSTQFADIVKHLTPFFVSRQVICGAGRVGRGQDGREQGFQISQRSDFFEVEVGLETTLKRPIINTRDEPHADPERYRRLHVIIGDANLAEVSTYLKVGTTSLVLAMIEDGFLTGDLTPETPVASLRAVSHDPTLQHTVKLTDGRRLTAVQLQREYLDLARKYVEDRYGADADVQTRDVLARWESVLDRLEEDPMQLAGELDWVAKLKLLEQYRQRDGLAWDDAKLQVIDYQYSDIRPEKGLYHRLVHAGRMERLLTEEQVESAMHDPPEETRAYFRGRCLEKYADVVAAASWDSVIFDLPGKESLQRVPTIDPLRGSRSHVGDLLDSADTAEALLAALSR is encoded by the coding sequence ATGAGTGTTCGTCGGGTGATGGGGACCGAGGTCGAGTACGGCATCGCGGTCCAGGGGAATCCCACGGCCAACCCGATGGTCGCCTCCTCCCAGGTGGTCAACGCCTACGCCTCGGCGACGGTGCGCGCGCGGCGTGCCCGGTGGGACTTCGAGGAGGAGTCGCCGCTGCGCGACGCCCGTGGTTTCGACATGTCCCGCGACGTCGCCGACAGCAGCCAGCTCACCGACGAGGACCTCGGGTTGGCCAACGTCATCCTCACCAACGGCGCCCGGCTCTACGTCGACCACGCCCACCCGGAGTACTCCACCCCGGAGGTCGTGACCCCGCTGGACATCGTCAAGTGGGACAAGGCCGGTGAGCAGGTGATGTACGACGCCGCCCGTCTGGCCGGGAACCTGCCCGACCATCCGGGGATCGTGCTCTACAAGAACAACACCGACAACAAGGGCGCCTCCTACGGCGCCCACGAGAACTACCTGATGCGGCGGTCCACCCAGTTCGCCGACATCGTCAAGCACCTGACCCCGTTCTTCGTGTCGCGCCAGGTCATCTGCGGCGCCGGTCGGGTCGGGCGCGGCCAGGACGGCCGCGAGCAGGGGTTCCAGATCAGCCAGCGATCGGACTTCTTCGAGGTCGAGGTCGGCCTCGAGACGACGCTGAAGCGCCCCATCATCAACACCCGCGACGAGCCGCACGCCGACCCCGAGCGCTACCGCCGGCTGCACGTCATCATCGGCGACGCGAACCTGGCCGAGGTGTCGACCTACCTCAAGGTCGGCACCACCTCGCTGGTGCTGGCGATGATCGAGGACGGGTTCCTCACCGGGGACCTGACCCCCGAGACGCCGGTCGCCTCGCTGCGGGCCGTCTCCCACGACCCGACGCTGCAGCACACGGTCAAGCTCACCGACGGTCGCCGGCTCACCGCCGTCCAGCTCCAGCGCGAGTACCTCGACCTGGCCCGCAAGTACGTCGAGGACCGCTACGGCGCCGACGCCGACGTGCAGACACGCGACGTGCTGGCCCGGTGGGAGTCGGTCCTCGACCGCCTCGAGGAGGACCCGATGCAGCTGGCCGGCGAGCTGGACTGGGTCGCGAAGCTGAAGCTGCTCGAGCAGTACCGCCAGCGCGACGGGCTCGCGTGGGACGACGCCAAGCTGCAGGTCATCGACTACCAGTACTCCGACATCCGGCCCGAGAAGGGGCTCTACCACCGGCTGGTCCACGCCGGCCGCATGGAGCGGCTGCTGACCGAGGAGCAGGTGGAGTCGGCCATGCACGACCCGCCGGAGGAGACGCGTGCCTACTTCCGTGGCCGCTGCCTGGAGAAGTACGCCGACGTGGTCGCGGCAGCCTCCTGGGACTCGGTGATCTTCGACCTCCCGGGCAAGGAGTCGCTGCAGCGGGTGCCCACGATCGACCCGCTGCGGGGCAGCCGCTCCCACGTCGGCGACCTGCTCGACAGTGCCGACACCGCCGAGGCACTGCTGGCGGCCCTCTCCCGCTGA
- a CDS encoding ubiquitin-like protein Pup, translating into MAQERKQPRKGQSEDAPEEEVEATSESDVAERKEALDDDVDAILDEIDDVLETNAEDFVKSFIQKGGQ; encoded by the coding sequence ATGGCCCAAGAGCGAAAGCAGCCCCGCAAGGGGCAGAGCGAGGACGCCCCCGAGGAGGAGGTCGAAGCGACCTCCGAGTCCGATGTCGCCGAGCGCAAGGAGGCGCTCGACGACGACGTCGACGCGATCCTCGACGAGATCGACGACGTGCTCGAGACCAACGCCGAGGACTTCGTGAAGTCCTTCATCCAGAAAGGCGGTCAGTGA
- a CDS encoding helix-turn-helix transcriptional regulator codes for MAVPKSERLMKLLIMLLVQRRPLGKHRIREHLYPGSGAEAFEKMFERDKEELRALGVPIETAPLDAYFDDEVGYRIPPGEFALPEVSLTAEEAAVVGLATRTWHNAGMTQATSAAVRKLTAAGVEVDLGALDMATPSGSAEESLFATCWEALCERQPVEFDYQRSGETTVRRRHLQPWGVLRYRGRWYVVGHDTDRGAERLFRLSRVHGNVVKVRRPGSYDIPEDVDVGEVARRMAPRPVAERAVLLVRQGAGHVLRRGARVVEDVPGPDAASGWDRVELDQPIDGLVEDVLAHGADVLLVEPVELRERIVARLDATLAGSPA; via the coding sequence ATGGCCGTGCCCAAGAGCGAGCGGCTGATGAAGCTGCTCATCATGCTGTTGGTGCAGCGGCGCCCGCTGGGCAAGCACCGCATCCGGGAGCACCTCTACCCGGGCTCGGGGGCCGAGGCCTTCGAGAAGATGTTCGAGCGCGACAAGGAGGAGTTGCGCGCGCTCGGCGTACCGATCGAGACGGCTCCACTGGATGCGTACTTCGACGACGAGGTCGGCTACCGCATCCCACCCGGTGAGTTCGCGCTGCCGGAGGTCTCCCTGACGGCGGAGGAGGCCGCCGTGGTCGGGCTGGCGACCCGCACGTGGCACAACGCGGGCATGACCCAGGCGACGTCGGCGGCGGTCCGCAAGCTCACCGCCGCCGGGGTGGAGGTCGACCTCGGCGCGCTGGACATGGCCACGCCGTCGGGCAGCGCCGAGGAGTCGCTGTTCGCGACCTGCTGGGAGGCGCTGTGCGAGCGCCAGCCGGTCGAGTTCGACTACCAGCGCTCGGGTGAGACGACCGTCCGGCGACGGCACCTGCAGCCGTGGGGCGTCCTGCGCTACCGCGGCCGCTGGTACGTCGTCGGGCACGACACCGATCGCGGCGCCGAGCGCTTGTTCCGGCTCTCCCGGGTCCACGGGAACGTGGTGAAGGTCCGCCGTCCCGGCAGCTACGACATCCCCGAGGACGTCGACGTCGGCGAGGTCGCGCGCCGGATGGCCCCGCGGCCGGTCGCCGAACGCGCCGTGCTGCTCGTCCGGCAGGGGGCCGGCCACGTACTCCGGCGTGGGGCTCGCGTGGTCGAGGACGTGCCCGGTCCCGACGCGGCCAGCGGATGGGACCGCGTGGAGCTGGACCAGCCGATCGACGGCCTGGTGGAGGACGTGCTCGCCCACGGCGCGGACGTCCTGCTGGTCGAGCCCGTCGAACTGCGTGAGCGGATCGTCGCCCGGCTGGACGCGACGCTGGCCGGGAGCCCGGCATGA
- the prcB gene encoding proteasome subunit beta, which translates to MGDARIPAAYLRPGTSSFSDFVGENAPDLLPGNAALPPGNAGELAPHGTTIVAATFDGGVVMAGDRRATMGNLISQRDIEKVFPADEFSVVGIAGTAGIAVELVRLFQVELEHYEKIEGSSLSLAGKANRLSALIRGNLGLAMQGLAVVPLFAGYDRRSGRGRIFGYDVTGGRDEEQRFLSVGSGSLFARGALKKFYDDGLSREDCVLACLQALYDAADEDSATGGPDLTRQIFPAVWTVTEEGALQLPEDEVSALADRIVGGRMRRPDGPAAALTTPEEDAR; encoded by the coding sequence TTGGGTGACGCCCGCATCCCGGCGGCGTACCTGCGCCCCGGCACCTCCTCCTTCAGCGACTTCGTGGGCGAGAACGCCCCCGACCTGCTCCCCGGCAACGCAGCGCTCCCGCCGGGCAACGCCGGTGAGCTCGCACCGCACGGCACCACGATCGTGGCCGCCACCTTCGACGGTGGCGTGGTCATGGCCGGTGACCGGCGGGCCACGATGGGCAACCTCATCTCCCAGCGCGACATCGAGAAGGTGTTCCCCGCCGACGAGTTCTCGGTGGTCGGCATCGCCGGCACCGCGGGCATCGCGGTGGAGCTGGTCCGGCTCTTCCAGGTCGAGCTGGAGCACTACGAGAAGATCGAGGGCAGTTCCCTCTCGCTCGCCGGCAAGGCCAACCGGCTCTCGGCCCTGATCCGCGGCAACCTCGGTCTCGCGATGCAGGGCCTCGCGGTGGTGCCGCTGTTCGCCGGCTACGACCGGCGCAGTGGCCGGGGCCGGATCTTCGGCTACGACGTCACCGGCGGCCGCGACGAGGAGCAGCGCTTCCTCAGCGTCGGATCCGGGTCGCTGTTCGCCCGCGGTGCGCTGAAGAAGTTCTACGACGACGGCTTGTCCCGCGAGGACTGCGTGCTGGCCTGCCTGCAGGCGCTCTACGACGCCGCGGACGAGGACTCGGCCACCGGTGGCCCGGACCTCACCCGGCAGATCTTCCCGGCGGTGTGGACGGTGACCGAGGAGGGGGCGCTCCAGCTGCCCGAGGACGAGGTCTCCGCCCTGGCCGACCGGATCGTCGGTGGCCGGATGCGCCGCCCCGACGGCCCGGCCGCCGCCCTGACCACGCCGGAGGAGGACGCCCGATGA
- the pafA gene encoding Pup--protein ligase codes for MDRRIFGIENEYGVTCTFKGQRRLSPDEVARYLFRKVVSWGRSSNVFLRNGARLYLDVGSHPEYATPECDDVVDLVTHDRAGERILEGLLVDAEERLHDEGIAGEIYLFKNNTDSAGNSYGCHENYLVGRAGEFSRLADVLIPFLVTRQIVVGAGKVVQTPRGTSYSVSQRAEHIWEGVSSATTRSRPIINTRDEPHADAEKYRRLHVIVGDSNMSETTTLLKVASCDLVLRMIEEGVVMRDLSLENPIRAIREISHDVTGTRKVRLANGREASALEIQKEYLSKARDFVDRREIGTPVIEQVLDLWERGLKAVESDDLGLVEREIDWVIKWKLIDRYRAKHGLPLGHPRVAQLDLAYHDIRRDRGLYYLLEHRGAVDRVTTDLRTFEAKSVPPQETRAKLRGDFIRRAQERRRDFTVDWVHLKLNDQAQRTVLCKDPFRYHDERVQRLIDGM; via the coding sequence ATGGACCGCCGGATCTTCGGGATCGAGAACGAGTACGGCGTCACGTGCACGTTCAAGGGCCAGCGGCGGCTCAGCCCCGACGAGGTCGCCCGCTACCTGTTCCGCAAGGTCGTGAGCTGGGGGCGCTCGAGCAACGTCTTCCTGCGCAACGGCGCCCGGCTCTACCTCGACGTCGGCAGTCATCCGGAGTACGCCACTCCCGAGTGCGACGACGTGGTCGACCTGGTCACCCACGACCGCGCGGGGGAGCGGATCCTGGAGGGACTGCTGGTCGACGCCGAGGAGCGCCTGCACGACGAGGGCATCGCCGGCGAGATCTACCTGTTCAAGAACAACACCGACTCCGCCGGCAACTCCTACGGCTGCCACGAGAACTACCTGGTCGGCCGCGCCGGGGAGTTCAGCCGGCTGGCGGACGTGCTCATCCCGTTCCTGGTCACCCGCCAGATCGTGGTCGGCGCCGGCAAGGTGGTGCAGACGCCGCGGGGCACGTCGTACTCGGTCAGCCAGCGCGCCGAGCACATCTGGGAGGGCGTCTCGAGCGCGACCACCCGCAGCCGGCCCATCATCAACACCCGCGACGAGCCGCACGCCGACGCGGAGAAGTACCGCCGCCTGCACGTGATCGTCGGGGACTCGAACATGAGCGAGACGACCACGCTGCTCAAGGTCGCGTCCTGCGACCTGGTGCTGCGCATGATCGAGGAGGGCGTGGTCATGCGGGACCTCTCCCTGGAGAACCCGATCCGTGCGATCCGCGAGATCTCCCACGACGTCACCGGCACCCGCAAGGTCCGGCTGGCCAACGGCCGCGAGGCCAGCGCCCTGGAGATCCAGAAGGAGTACCTCTCCAAGGCACGCGACTTCGTCGACCGCCGCGAGATCGGTACCCCGGTCATCGAGCAGGTGCTCGACCTGTGGGAGCGCGGACTCAAGGCCGTCGAGTCCGACGACCTCGGCCTGGTCGAGCGCGAGATCGACTGGGTCATCAAGTGGAAGCTCATCGACCGCTACCGCGCCAAGCACGGGTTGCCGCTGGGGCACCCGCGGGTCGCCCAGCTCGACCTCGCCTACCACGACATCCGGCGCGACCGTGGTCTGTACTACCTGCTCGAGCACCGGGGCGCGGTGGACCGCGTCACGACCGACCTGCGCACGTTCGAGGCCAAGTCGGTGCCACCGCAGGAGACCCGCGCCAAGCTCCGCGGCGACTTCATCCGCCGTGCCCAGGAGCGGCGGCGCGACTTCACCGTCGACTGGGTCCACCTCAAGCTCAACGACCAGGCCCAGCGCACGGTGCTCTGCAAGGACCCGTTCCGCTACCACGACGAGCGGGTCCAACGGCTCATCGACGGCATGTGA